A stretch of the Stegostoma tigrinum isolate sSteTig4 chromosome 34, sSteTig4.hap1, whole genome shotgun sequence genome encodes the following:
- the LOC125446579 gene encoding carcinoembryonic antigen-related cell adhesion molecule 7-like isoform X2: MKIYFVFVLLFTQLHLSESKVPEESVILAAAGSDVTFPGPEHPETYTRSVWIFYNHIISDVVSFSKVSEPRIQIRKKYKSRIQPNATTLTLVLQNVEESDTGIYKLFSRQHVRTISEVTLHVYKLLGESRISSNSSQENSTIALTCAVSGKVESVMWLAITDSAAKNRYTLIYDNTTLVIQNAQKSDSGIYGCFIRNPFSKSSAFYELTVKLPVAVIS, translated from the exons ATGAAGATTTATTTTGTCTTTGTACTTCTTTTTACACAGCTTCACCTGAGTGAATCAAAAG TTCCAGAAGAATCCGTCATTTTAGCTGCTGCAGGAAGTGATGTTACATTCCCTGGACCAGAACATCCTGAAACTTATACAAGATCAGTTTGGATTTTTTATAATCACATAATATCAGACGTTGTTTCATTTAGCAAAGTATCTGAACCCCGTATTCAAATCAGAAAGAAGTACAAAAGTCGAATTCAGCCTAATGCAACAACTTTGACCCTTGTCCTGCAGAATGTAGAGGAATCCGATACTGGTATCTACAAATTATTTAGCCGCCAGCATGTTCGCACCATAAGTGAAGTGACTCTTCATGTGTACA AACTGCTTGGTGAATCTCGCATATCCAGCAATTCCAGCCAGGAAAACAGTACAATTGCATTGACCTGTGCAGTATCAGGGAAAGTTGAGTCTGTCATGTGGCTTGCAATAACGGACTCTGCTGCTAAAAACCGATACACATTGATCTATGATAACACGACTTTGGTCATCCAAAATGCACAGAAATCAGACTCTGGAATATATGGTTGTTTCATACGAAACCCGTTCAGTAAATCCAGCGCCTTCTACGAGCTGACAGTCAAAT
- the LOC125446579 gene encoding carcinoembryonic antigen-related cell adhesion molecule 7-like isoform X1, whose translation MKIYFVFVLLFTQLHLSESKVPEESVILAAAGSDVTFPGPEHPETYTRSVWIFYNHIISDVVSFSKVSEPRIQIRKKYKSRIQPNATTLTLVLQNVEESDTGIYKLFSRQHVRTISEVTLHVYKLLGESRISSNSSQENSTIALTCAVSGKVESVMWLAITDSAAKNRYTLIYDNTTLVIQNAQKSDSGIYGCFIRNPFSKSSAFYELTVKCECVKFSL comes from the exons ATGAAGATTTATTTTGTCTTTGTACTTCTTTTTACACAGCTTCACCTGAGTGAATCAAAAG TTCCAGAAGAATCCGTCATTTTAGCTGCTGCAGGAAGTGATGTTACATTCCCTGGACCAGAACATCCTGAAACTTATACAAGATCAGTTTGGATTTTTTATAATCACATAATATCAGACGTTGTTTCATTTAGCAAAGTATCTGAACCCCGTATTCAAATCAGAAAGAAGTACAAAAGTCGAATTCAGCCTAATGCAACAACTTTGACCCTTGTCCTGCAGAATGTAGAGGAATCCGATACTGGTATCTACAAATTATTTAGCCGCCAGCATGTTCGCACCATAAGTGAAGTGACTCTTCATGTGTACA AACTGCTTGGTGAATCTCGCATATCCAGCAATTCCAGCCAGGAAAACAGTACAATTGCATTGACCTGTGCAGTATCAGGGAAAGTTGAGTCTGTCATGTGGCTTGCAATAACGGACTCTGCTGCTAAAAACCGATACACATTGATCTATGATAACACGACTTTGGTCATCCAAAATGCACAGAAATCAGACTCTGGAATATATGGTTGTTTCATACGAAACCCGTTCAGTAAATCCAGCGCCTTCTACGAGCTGACAGTCAAATGTGAGTGTGTCAAGTTTTCTCTCTAA
- the LOC125446579 gene encoding carcinoembryonic antigen-related cell adhesion molecule 7-like isoform X3, which yields MKIYFVFVLLFTQLHLSESKVPEESVILAAAGSDVTFPGPEHPETYTRSVWIFYNHIISDVVSFSKVSEPRIQIRKKYKSRIQPNATTLTLVLQNVEESDTGIYKLFSRQHVRTISEVTLHVYKLLGESRISSNSSQENSTIALTCAVSGKVESVMWLAITDSAAKNRYTLIYDNTTLVIQNAQKSDSGIYGCFIRNPFSKSSAFYELTVKCKRC from the exons ATGAAGATTTATTTTGTCTTTGTACTTCTTTTTACACAGCTTCACCTGAGTGAATCAAAAG TTCCAGAAGAATCCGTCATTTTAGCTGCTGCAGGAAGTGATGTTACATTCCCTGGACCAGAACATCCTGAAACTTATACAAGATCAGTTTGGATTTTTTATAATCACATAATATCAGACGTTGTTTCATTTAGCAAAGTATCTGAACCCCGTATTCAAATCAGAAAGAAGTACAAAAGTCGAATTCAGCCTAATGCAACAACTTTGACCCTTGTCCTGCAGAATGTAGAGGAATCCGATACTGGTATCTACAAATTATTTAGCCGCCAGCATGTTCGCACCATAAGTGAAGTGACTCTTCATGTGTACA AACTGCTTGGTGAATCTCGCATATCCAGCAATTCCAGCCAGGAAAACAGTACAATTGCATTGACCTGTGCAGTATCAGGGAAAGTTGAGTCTGTCATGTGGCTTGCAATAACGGACTCTGCTGCTAAAAACCGATACACATTGATCTATGATAACACGACTTTGGTCATCCAAAATGCACAGAAATCAGACTCTGGAATATATGGTTGTTTCATACGAAACCCGTTCAGTAAATCCAGCGCCTTCTACGAGCTGACAGTCAAAT GCAAAAGATGCTGA